The following is a genomic window from Spirosoma foliorum.
GCGAAAAATGGAGACGGCTGGCATTTGTTTCCTTCACGCTCCTTTGTTTCATCCGGCGATGAAGAACGTGGCACCCATTCGTAAAGATTTGGGCGTAAAGACATTTTTCAATGTCCTGGGTCCTATGATTAATCCGGCAAAGCCTGCTAAACAGCTGGTTGGCGTCTTTAACCTTGAATTGGCGCGATTATATGCGTACCTTTATCAGCAAACCGACAAGCGGTTCATGATTCTGCATGCGCTGGATGGTTACGACGAGATTTCATTGACGGGACCATTCAAAGTCATTAGTAATCAGACAGAACAGGTGTTGGAACCCGAGCAATTGGGACTAACTACCTTAACGCCCGAATCGCTGGCAGGTGGGCAGACGCTGGATGAATCGGCACAGATTTTCATGAACGTGCTGAATGACGAAGCAACCTCTGCCCAAAAGCAGGCCGTTCTGGCCAATTCGGCCATGGCGTTGCTGGCTGCAGGAAAGACAACTACCCGCGAAGAAGCCGTAGCGATGGCCCGAGAGTCGTTGGAGAGTAAGCGGGCGCTGGCATCTTTTAAAAAATTAATTGACTACTAGTTGTTCTTCCGATTTATAACCCAATCGAAGGACAGGAAAATAGATAAAATGACGATTCTTGACGAAATAATTGCCCAAAAACGAATCGAAGTAGCCCAGCGAAAAGAAGCGACCCCCGTAGCGATATTGGAACAGATGCCTGACTTCAAACGTATCTGCCTGTCTTCACGCGATGCGGTTCAGGATTTACACTCGACAGGCATTATTGCTGAGTTCAAGCGAAAATCGCCCTCCAAAGGTATTATCAACGACAAAGCCGATGTGGCCGAAACTACGCAGGGTTATGTGCGGGCGGGCGCGGCTGTGCTGTCGGTTCTCACCGATGAGCCTTTCTTTGGCGGAACCCCTGCCGATTTACAGGCGGCACGATTAGCCAACCCCAACACCCCGATTCTTCGCAAAGATTTCGTCGTTGACCGCTATCAGTTGCTCGAAGCAAAAGCCTGGGGTGCCGATCTGGTTCTGCTTATTGCCGCCTGTCTGACACCAGAAGAGGTCGCCGAACTCAGTATGCAGGCTCATGATTTGAGTCTACAGGTCTTGCTCGAAGTTCATGATGAAGAAGAACTGGATCGAAGCCTGAATCCAAACATTGATTTAGTAGGAGTCAATAACCGGAATCTAAAAACGTTCAAAACCTCGGTCGATACCTCACTTCGGCTGGTTGAACGAATTCCCGATACGTTTGCCAAGATTACTGAAAGTGGCCTACACGATGCCGAAACGATGCTTACCCTGTTCCGGGCGGGTTTCGATGGTTTCCTGATCGGCGAAGCGTTTATGAAAACAGCCGACCCAGCCGCTGCTTTACAAACGTTAGTCACTGATTTTACTTCACGCATGCTCACTTCTTCAAACTTGTACAACTCATGAAAATCAAAGTGTGCGGTCTACGCGACGCCGACAACCTGAAAGAGATTGCCGCCCTGCATCCCGATTTTGTAGGATTTATTTTCTACGATCAATCGCCACGCTTTGTGGGTGAAGATTTAGATGAAGCTGTTGTAAAAGCCTTGCCCAAGTCGATTCGGAAAGTAGGCGTGTTCGTAAACGCCAGTCCGGATTTTATTCTTCGATCGGTTAAGAAGTACGATTTTCAGTATGTGCAACTGCATGGCAACGAAACGCCAGAATACTGCCGGAGCCTGCGCAACCGGGGAATTAACATCATCAAGGCATTTCGGGTCGATGAGTCGTTCAACTTTTCGATGCTGAATAACTACAAAGCGCAATGCGACTTCTTCCTGTTCGATGCCAAAGGCGATCAGCCGGGTGGCAACGGGCACACGTTCGACTGGAGCATCCTGAGTCGGTATGATAACGAAAAGCCATTTTTCATCAGCGGTGGCATTGGCTTGGACAACCTCGACCAACTGGACATGCTGAAAGGCATGAAGCTCTACGGCGTTGACGTAAACAGCCAGGTTGAAATTGCTCCCGGCGTGAAAGACGTTGCCAAAGTAAAGGAATTGATCGACCGCGTACGACCCGTTGAAGAGGAAGAGACGGTGTAAAGCAACAAATTTTCTAAGTGGGTATATTTGCAATCATGAATGAGCCCACTTATCCGTTAGTAATTAGTAATAATGCCTTAACTTATAGATTCGATAGCATTAGTGATCAGTTAATAATTCATAAAGCTATTGAGTTTAGTCCTTTTCCTTCAAATGCTATCTTTTACAATCTAGCCTTGTTAGATATAGAAGACGGTGGCACTGCAAATGACTTGGCTGTTAGTAATAACCAAGACATGAATCGAGTTATCGCCACTGTTTTTAAAGCTATTCTGTTATTCTTTGAAAAATACCCAAACAAGCTAGTTTATTTTAAAGGTAGTGATGAAGCAGGACTGCGTACTCGTTTATATCGAGTCCTCATTTCGAGAGAACTGGAAAAGGTAAATAAGATGTTTGCCGTTTATGGTCAACTTACGGAAGACACCTACGAAGAATTTATTCCTAACAGACCTTATATCGCCTTCATTTTTCAACTTAAGCACTAGTATGAGCACAACTGAACGAAAGAAATCAGTAGCCCGGTTGAAAACAAAAGATAAGCCAGGAATGTCGAACAAAGGAAAATATGCCTCTGTAGAAGAAGCTTCTCTGGCCAAAATGGAAGCAGCAAAAGAGTTTATTGCCAATCTTGATATGGCTCTTTTCAAAAAGAATGGGCCTATCGAATAGTTAATTACCATGCAAACTACCCTCGAACCCAAAACCTCATTTGAGGTATCTAATAAAGGATTTTACGGCCACTTCGGTGGAGCATTCATTCCCGAAATGCTCTATCCAAACGTCGAAGAATTACGCCAGAATTACCTGACTATCATAGCTGATCCAGCTTTTCAGGCTGAGTTCTGGCAACTGCTTGAAGACTATGTCGGTCGCCCAACTCCCTTGTTTCTGGCAAAACGACTCTCCGATAAAGTTGGCGGAACGGTTTATCTCAAGCGTGAAGATCTTTGCCATACTGGAGCACATAAAGTCAACAATACGATTGGCCAGATTCTGGTTGCGCAGCGGCTTGGCAAAAAACGCATTGTTGCCGAAACAGGCGCAGGTCAGCATGGTGTAGCAACGGCAACAGTTTGTGCACTTATGGGTCTGGAGTGCATTGTCTACATGGGCAGTATCGACATG
Proteins encoded in this region:
- the trpD gene encoding anthranilate phosphoribosyltransferase, translating into MKAILNHLFEYKHLTKDQAREVLLGIGRGEYNQAQIASFLTVYMMRSLRLEELEGFRDAMLELCLPVDLTAYDPMDLCGTGGDGKDTFNISTLSSFVVAGAGQCVAKHGNHGVSSLVGSSTVMEKLGYRFTNDVGELQRKMETAGICFLHAPLFHPAMKNVAPIRKDLGVKTFFNVLGPMINPAKPAKQLVGVFNLELARLYAYLYQQTDKRFMILHALDGYDEISLTGPFKVISNQTEQVLEPEQLGLTTLTPESLAGGQTLDESAQIFMNVLNDEATSAQKQAVLANSAMALLAAGKTTTREEAVAMARESLESKRALASFKKLIDY
- the trpC gene encoding indole-3-glycerol phosphate synthase TrpC, with the protein product MTILDEIIAQKRIEVAQRKEATPVAILEQMPDFKRICLSSRDAVQDLHSTGIIAEFKRKSPSKGIINDKADVAETTQGYVRAGAAVLSVLTDEPFFGGTPADLQAARLANPNTPILRKDFVVDRYQLLEAKAWGADLVLLIAACLTPEEVAELSMQAHDLSLQVLLEVHDEEELDRSLNPNIDLVGVNNRNLKTFKTSVDTSLRLVERIPDTFAKITESGLHDAETMLTLFRAGFDGFLIGEAFMKTADPAAALQTLVTDFTSRMLTSSNLYNS
- a CDS encoding DUF6934 family protein, which gives rise to MNEPTYPLVISNNALTYRFDSISDQLIIHKAIEFSPFPSNAIFYNLALLDIEDGGTANDLAVSNNQDMNRVIATVFKAILLFFEKYPNKLVYFKGSDEAGLRTRLYRVLISRELEKVNKMFAVYGQLTEDTYEEFIPNRPYIAFIFQLKH
- a CDS encoding phosphoribosylanthranilate isomerase, whose product is MKIKVCGLRDADNLKEIAALHPDFVGFIFYDQSPRFVGEDLDEAVVKALPKSIRKVGVFVNASPDFILRSVKKYDFQYVQLHGNETPEYCRSLRNRGINIIKAFRVDESFNFSMLNNYKAQCDFFLFDAKGDQPGGNGHTFDWSILSRYDNEKPFFISGGIGLDNLDQLDMLKGMKLYGVDVNSQVEIAPGVKDVAKVKELIDRVRPVEEEETV